A region from the Patescibacteria group bacterium genome encodes:
- a CDS encoding type II secretion system GspH family protein — MSNPHLKSQIQKTQNGIILDTRYQILDTLDKGFTLVELLVVIALVSVIAAMSLVALNPADIFARSRDSKRFADMAMLMNAFERYNIDNGSYPDLVAVTRVSSSLPQEQTGPLQSAIFGWIVSDVSKYISRLPTDPQNVDFLVYRYKRSETAYELDCYLEFYKERAQTDGGNNVGRFEVGNDMNLLP; from the coding sequence ATGTCAAATCCACATCTAAAATCTCAAATCCAAAAAACTCAGAATGGAATTATACTAGATACTAGATACCAAATACTAGATACTCTTGACAAAGGATTTACTCTCGTTGAACTTCTTGTTGTTATTGCCCTTGTTTCGGTGATAGCCGCTATGTCTTTGGTGGCTCTTAACCCCGCCGATATTTTTGCCCGTTCGCGAGACTCCAAAAGGTTTGCCGATATGGCTATGTTAATGAACGCCTTTGAAAGATACAATATTGATAACGGCTCTTATCCCGATTTGGTGGCTGTTACGCGGGTAAGCAGTTCCCTGCCCCAAGAGCAAACGGGTCCTTTGCAAAGCGCTATTTTCGGTTGGATTGTTTCGGATGTTTCAAAATATATTTCTCGTTTACCTACCGACCCTCAAAATGTGGACTTTTTAGTTTACAGATACAAAAGGTCCGAAACGGCGTATGAGTTGGATTGTTATTTGGAATTTTACAAAGAAAGAGCGCAAACGGATGGGGGGAATAATGTTGGAAGGTTTGAGGTGGGGAATGATATGAACCTTTTGCCGTGA